A genome region from Hevea brasiliensis isolate MT/VB/25A 57/8 chromosome 9, ASM3005281v1, whole genome shotgun sequence includes the following:
- the LOC131168816 gene encoding uncharacterized protein LOC131168816, producing MGLERGNRSRKRSKSNANVNVNDGNGASNVDVVEKNPKRSVLFGSNEYLEKTTPAKESSKKSESNSNASPPPAAAAVNESSSSTSPPDDVLPLAGKNCKEPRRSSSSLPALKDEKKGNSQHHESSKSRGSENSSVGQSITFPVPDFIPESYHLHVASMMQSPPMQVMERSRGGGGGEGYDPCRIPSAIFETNQTKPVEWSNASNESLFSLQLGTSFSRDRLLSMEFSKPGEVEFQFSPSPSVPVADTENRISVANRPSIPMEETREETIETKKSESCVADGTTSKDATKPDGVEDTSERNKKTITVEWKSKKSDESEESNHPLAFPVNKKCACPSCYYSNCSRAFRYCTWPSCYCSNCSCSFCYCLNCGPKRSCWCWCCRPSPTLEAGVKTNPKGFAKSQPLQPPHLPESTPTSKAIMKSTSGSCFHCFSCCSWSCSSCHSCNCSSYHSCSCSSCHPCNFVLPVTHVVVLPVTLVVVLPVTRAVVLVTHVVFLLHVAHVFVLRVVRVVLVLFILSVVLHATLVTALHVIQGGVVLPVFVVALLVFVVVVVLVIVVVAVVKLPSYKIRTPTV from the exons ATGGGCTTGGAACGTGGGAACAGAAGCCGTAAGCGATCAAAATCAAATGCAAATGTCAATGTTAATGATGGGAACGGAGCAAGTAATGTAGATGTTGTTGAGAAAAATCCAAAACGTAGTGTTCTGTTTGGAAGCAATGAATATTTGGAGAAGACAACACCTGCAAAAGAAAGTAGTAAGAAGTCAGAGTCGAATTCAAATGCTTCTCCTCctcctgctgctgctgctgttaATGAATCTTCTTCATCAACTTCACCGCCAGATGATGTCTTGCCTTTAGCTGGGAAAAATTGTAAGGAACCCAGAAGGAGCAGTAGTTCTTTGCCAGCATTAAAAGATGAAAAAAAGGGGAATTCGCAGCATCACGAGTCTTCCAAATCAAGAGGGTCTGAAAATAGCTCTGTTGGTCAATCAATAACATTTCCTGTTCCTGATTTCATCCCTGAATCCTATCATTTGCACGTAGCTTCGATGATGCAATCTCCTCCAATGCAAGTGATGGAACGAtcaagaggaggaggaggaggagaaggaTATGATCCTTGCAGGATTCCATCCGCTATATTTGAAACAAACCAGACAAAACCAGTTGAATGGAGCAATGCTTCTAATGAGTCTTTGTTTAGCCTTCAATTAGGGACTAGTTTCTCCAGAGATCGTCTTTTATCGATGGAGTTTAGCAAGCCTGGAGAAGTAGAATTCCAATTTAGCCCATCCCCTTCTGTTCCAGTGGCAGATACAGAAAATAGGATTTCAGTGGCAAATCGGCCTTCAATCCCTATGGAGGAAACAAGAGAAGAAACTATTGAAACAAAGAAGAGTGAAAGTTGTGTAGCAGATGGGACAACCTCCAAGGACGCAACCAAGCCAGATGGTGTTGAAGATACAAGCGAGAGAAACAAAAAAACTATAACTGTTGAATGGAAATCCAAAAAATCAGATGAAAGTGAAGAAAGCAATCACCCTTTGGCGTTTCCAGT AAACAAGAAGTGTGCATGTCCGTCTTGCTACTATTCTAATTGTAGCCGGGCATTCCGCTATTGTACCTGGCCAAGCTGCTACTGCTCCAATTGTAGCTGTTCGTTCTGCTACTGTTTGAACTGTGGACCCAAAAGATCGTGTTGGTGCTGGTGTTGTCGTCCTTCCCCCAC TTTGGAAGCTGGGGTAAAAACTAATCCAAAGGGATTTGCTAAGAGTCAGCCTCTGCAGCCACCACATCTACCTGAATCAACACCAACTTCCAAAGCAATTATGAAATCAACTTCTGGTAGCTGTTTTCATTGCTTTTCATGTTGTTCATGGAGTTGTTCTTCATGTCACTCTTGTAATTGTTCTTCATATCACTCTTGTAGCTGCTCTTCATGTCACCCTTGCAACT TTGTTCTTCCTGTCACACATGTAGTTGTTCTTCCTGTCACCCTTGTAGTTGTTCTTCCTGTCACCCGTGCGGTTGTTCTTGTAACCCATGTAGTTTTTCTACTTCATGTTGCCCATGTCTTTGTTCTTCGTGTTGTCCGTGTCGTTCTtgttcttttcatcctttcagtTGTACTTCATGCGACCCTCGTAACTGCACTTCATGTCATCCAAGGAGGAGTTGTTCTTCCTGTTTTCGTCGTTGCTCTTCTTGTTTTTGTTGTTGTTGTGGTTCTTGTAATCGTTGTTGTCGCTGTTGTTAAGCTTCCTTCCTATAAAATTAGGACACCTACAGTATAG